In the Glycine max cultivar Williams 82 chromosome 19, Glycine_max_v4.0, whole genome shotgun sequence genome, TAATGCATGAATTTCCAGATTTCTGATTCCTATTCTTCAAAATTGCAGCTTCTGTAGAAAATGTCTAAGATCTGCTGCAGACAAGTGTGGCAAAAAGTGCCCAAAATGCAGGCAGCTAATAAGGTGTTAgtctattaatattttgttgattATGCAAAATCACATGTTCGTAAATCTTAATTAATGATTTCTGTTCCACAAGCATTCTATTTTGTGCTACCTTATTCCTATAAACCTTCATGGTATATTGCAGCAATGGCCGACCATGCACTGTGAACACAGTTCTCTGGAACACAATCCAGCTTCTGTTTCCACAAGAAGTTGAAGCAAGAAAAGAAGCCAGTGCCTTGAATAGTCTCCAACAAGCTCAAAATCTGAGTCCAGAATCAGCATTTTTTGCTAATCTAAGGAATGACAGACGACAGCCTTTTAGGGGGgcatcaacaacaacatcatcaacacAGCAGGATGAGGATGCTGCATTGGCTAGAATGTTGCAGAGACAAATTGATGAACAAAGAAGCCCGGGAACAACTCGAACTCGGTTTGCAAGATTGAGGGCAAGAAGAGGAGGGGTTTCTACTAGCCAACATGAGGATGCAGCTTTGGCTCTAAGGATGAGGAGAGAAGAGTTCATGCAAACTTATAGAGGGAGCAGCCAGTCTAGCAGGCTACCCTCATCATTATTAGCTAGAGAAAAATTGAGGGCTATGGTATCTAGAGCCATGAACAGAAGAGAAGATCTTAGACAAGGGTGAATGTTGTTAAcaa is a window encoding:
- the LOC100810041 gene encoding uncharacterized protein isoform X1, producing the protein MENKRMVTNEEQRRSPRNQKILPLADYNGQNLATLFSPRFKSAAAMAGWDEEALLLASLFVEDTPDRDPKHKKRYVWHSKTPPNSSRKRRALRSPQAPIPVVLDLDAEETPRKDSGRKNKEMKVCVDNEGKKACVENEGSRVGGDGNESKEKNSADASSSSVLPCIDKLRDELSCAICLEICFEPSTTPCGHSFCRKCLRSAADKCGKKCPKCRQLISNGRPCTVNTVLWNTIQLLFPQEVEARKEASALNSLQQAQNLSPESAFFANLRNDRRQPFRGASTTTSSTQQDEDAALARMLQRQIDEQRSPGTTRTRFARLRARRGGVSTSQHEDAALALRMRREEFMQTYRGSSQSSRLPSSLLAREKLRAMVSRAMNRREDLRQG
- the LOC100810041 gene encoding uncharacterized protein isoform X2, yielding MENKRMVTNEEQRRSPRNQKILPLADYNGQNLATLFSPRFKSAAAMAGWDEEALLLASLFVEDTPDRDPKHKKRYVWHSKTPPNSSRALRSPQAPIPVVLDLDAEETPRKDSGRKNKEMKVCVDNEGKKACVENEGSRVGGDGNESKEKNSADASSSSVLPCIDKLRDELSCAICLEICFEPSTTPCGHSFCRKCLRSAADKCGKKCPKCRQLISNGRPCTVNTVLWNTIQLLFPQEVEARKEASALNSLQQAQNLSPESAFFANLRNDRRQPFRGASTTTSSTQQDEDAALARMLQRQIDEQRSPGTTRTRFARLRARRGGVSTSQHEDAALALRMRREEFMQTYRGSSQSSRLPSSLLAREKLRAMVSRAMNRREDLRQG